The Dreissena polymorpha isolate Duluth1 chromosome 4, UMN_Dpol_1.0, whole genome shotgun sequence region TATTTGGTTTCCTTGATGTGGCCAATTATGACAGTAGAGGCATGATTGAAAGAAACCCAATCGAGAGCAAAAATACCAAATTTCctatcaaatataacattttcgaACATAATGGCTTCAAGGGTGACTGTAGATTGCATAGAAAACTTGTATTAACATAACGTAACGTAACGTGGAAAACACGGATATAACTTTTTGTAATGTTAAATGAACGATGGTATTAATTGAACATGCACGTATCATATAAGCAACATTGAATGGCATTGGGAATGTATACTATGAAATGGTAAACATGAATTTGCATATTATAAAGCTTCCGacataattaatattgaaattagGAAAATAGCACGTTCAAATGTAAGGTTGGTGTATCCCCATATATGATTATAGGAGTTAAGAAAGATGGTAGGGTCATTCCGAATAATTTCAGACAGTAGGAACACTTCGAAAAAAATTTGATTGCAGGTCAGCTTTATGACATATGCTCAAGACGAATACAATAAGTATACCTTATATTAAAAGAACATTCATTAGGTGAAACGAATGTCTTAAAATATCCATGTCACTTTATAAATACTTGCATGCTAAAGGTTCATCTTGGGAGTGACCTTATAAAACTGTCCGAATGGTCCCCAATTTTGTAAATTAATGGCGTCCAACGTTTCCTTTTataattaagaattaaaaaaacgcCATATGTGTTTCCCATACTCGGATTTCTTCTGATTTTCTCTTTTAACAGACTTTAGCGTCAAGTTCACAAGACCGGGACCGGAACTTGTGGTTTTAATTGACCTTTGATACCCGCGCTCTACAACGTAACCGGAGTAACGTCACCGCACTGTGACAGTGAATGTAAACATGCCCCAAGGGCATTGTCAAGAATTACTAATAAGTCTACTGCTGAAGCCGAGAGTGGAATTGTATAAAAGGGTTGCTCTGAAATCATAGTATCAATTGTCCACTTGTCTAGGAACAAACACACTCAAATACCATAATTTGAGTTAAACTTGTGTAacggttatattttcaataatgtttgCATAGGTAATGGATGGATTCTGAATAAAATGCAATTACCCGAAAAGAAAATCAAGGGGTATGTGGTTTTCTTAAATTCCAAAGTAAGGCTTAACTTCATGAACGTTAATGATTTGGTatgtgaatgtatgtatgtacattatcaaaatgtttgtccccagtaattatatatacacacaggaatatttcaataacttgatagcaacatttacatttttaaattgaaatgagaATTAGGCAGTATGCAAATAAATTGCTATGttgatattttcatttatatgtgtGTCCCTAAAAACATCATTACACAGGTATCAGCATAGGTAAGTCACGTCAGACCTTCACAAGTATTCCGCAATTTGACGAATCTATGGTGGAATAATTTAACCAGTAAAATTTGCAGTCTTTCAGAATATATTACAAGCAATTAGTTAtattttttctctcttttttgtTACGATAATCAGGATGTTTCTTACGGAATTCATATATTATGCGATTGTGCAGCGATCAAAAAGTCTAATCTTGCAATGTTCCGTTCGTCATGCAATCTTAACTACTCGGTATATTTTGCTATATGCTTTATTTTACAATTGAAACGGAAATTTAAGTCGGGTCTCGATTCACTTTGAAACGGTGTTTTATTATTCTGAACAATATTGAACATCCTTTTCCACTTCAGATGTTCCGTTTTATATGTGATTCACTCAATATCTCATTTAAAAAACTATCCTAACTCGTATGAGTAAATACAGCAGATAATTACCTAATGCTACATATGATGAGTGCTGCTAAAATACTTCTAACATTAAATAACTGTGTAGTAACGAAAGGTTATTGACACCCATGTCTGTGTTACTACAATTGATAAAAGCTTAAGATAGTATAGTTGACACCCTTGTATGGTGTTGTAGCTCGTACAGCACGTTTTCTGTTATAATCAAAAGGCCATACAGTAATATACTCAACTGTGTGAATCGCACTTCACTTCAAAGGTTACACAACACCAATACAGTATACAACACTACAACATGTACAACATTTAAGACTGTGGGATgtgtgtttttcattaaatgatttattgtaTTGCCTTTGATGATTTTATGATGATTACGAATCTCCTATCATCCTATCATCAAAGGTAATATGTGAGCATTCGAGAACTTTCTTTGTTTCCGATTCAATGCACCATACCATTAATAATAGAGTATATGCAATTTAACCGTTAATTTATGCGGTGACGCTGTGTTTTTGTTGAtgttaaaagtaataataatggATAAATAAATGGATGCAACATTAATGCGTTGACCTATTGTGTTCAGGTTCTGATCAAATCATTTTACTTAGTAACATTCTGTTAAAAGGTGACGCATGCTATACAATTCGGTCTGGCGTGTACACGTGTGTTGGTCTAAAGGAAGCCACCATTACGTAGAACGATATCGGGCATATGAGTTAGATGCTGCATGCATCTAGTGAACACGGTGTAGTGTTGTATACTGTATTGGTGTTGTGTAACCTTTGAAGTGAAGTGCGATTCACACAGTTGAGTATATTACTGTATGGCCTTTTGATTATAACAGAAAACGTGCTGTACGAGCTACAACACCATACAAGGGTGTCAACTATACTATCTTAAGCTTTTATCAATTGTAGTAACACAGACATGGGTGTCAATAACCTTTCGTTACTACACAGTTATTTAATGTTAGAAGTATTTTAGCAGCACTCATCATATGTAGCATTAGGTAATTATCTGCTGaatataaaaaatttttttttggtttacATGGGTTGTGAGGTATTTTGAAGCCATGCTAATAAGACTCCTTTTTGGCCGTAACAGAGGTTGTTTAAACAAACCACAATATTCAAAGATGTACTTACCACAGATGTGCAGTAAAATACGATTATTATACGCACAATCTGTATAAACACAACCGTGCAAAATAAGAGATAATATTTCAGTATTGGAAATGGCAACTTGATTAATCAATCATGTATCAATCGATCTATAGAACTTATGTCCGGACGTAGAGCTCCTTTTGTTGCAtaataatgtcaatattgttgcCCTTGTATGATCTAAGATCTTAAAGGCCAAAACGTCAGAATGATGTTTGTCTTTGCGTGTGATGCATTGACGTTTTgctatttaaaaataaagcattttaaagCGATAAGTGTCAGTCTCGATAAAAGTTTCAAATgtctgtttttaattttaataccTGAAGTGTTGATTCGATGTATTATTCTAGGAAGAAAACAACTAAAATGAtatgaatattaatatattgcGATTCAGATTGTACTTGATTTGTAAGCTCTTTGTTAGATTGGTTTGTTTATATCTTGTATTGATGCGAATTAGTTATTTTAACTCAAATGTTGTCTTATTGTTTTGCTACAGTACGAAATCAGTCTGTCCATCTTAATGGTTAGTAATAAAAGTCATGTTTAAGTTACAGGACACAATGAGGTTTTATCGAAGAGTGTATTGTTTATATCTAATTGGGTTAattaattacttttattattaatatattttaaacttttaaacaaagaATTAACTGCAActaatactgaactgtacatttATTACAAACACTGTAAGCAAAACAAACGAAACaaagataaagtattttttatgtattacaTTGATGCCTCCCATACACGTGTAAAAAAGACATTTTTATCGAATAGTAAAACTTGAAAACAAAGgaatacattattttgtataaaaattgcAAATAAAGTACATGAACATGTATCAAACAGCtatagaatattcaaattatgaactagtcatcatcatcattaggaGATTCGTCATGTGAATACAACGATACTGAATATCGTAAATAATAAGTGTAACAACGGTAATTCATAACACACTTTCagatgataaatatatatattttccgaAATGTGTTGATATCTCTGGTTtcgaaatatattttttgcactATTGAACATTCGACAAATTATGAATGAATCGCTATTAATGATAGTATGAATATCCAGAAAGTAGCTacacttttaaaatatgttcCAACTATaagacaatattttgttttaaataataaaaaaatattatcacaCACAACACATATTATTCTATTTTCAGACAATTTTCAGTATAAACATCGAAATACAATAAATCGTCATTCGATCACTTTTATTTATCACGCGCGCGAAGTCCAAATAAAACAGTGACCGGTCAAAATTCTCTTGATTGTACACATTATATAGTAAGGACAAAGAGAGAAAAGATAGATAAAGAGAGATATATTTATGAATGATACAATATTAAACattcataaaaattaaaataattatattcaattagCGACCATTGTGTGTGACTCCCGAACATTTTTCTAAGTACAACAAGAATCTTAAATAAAAAGTTAGGTCATTGGCCGTACGGTCATGCgtgttgtttatgtttgttaatcaaacaaaaacaagacGTGACACTTATTGACATTTTCACTACAAAGTAAAAGGACAATTTTAAGTTTCACTACTCGTGATGAGCCATTAACACACTACTCAGGTAACCATTACACTGTCTTTTAGAACGATTTGGCAAACTTTATTATGACCAACATTGTAGAACACAATTATAAACACGTTCATTCTACATGTATGCctatttatgttaataaatctAACATACATGAAAACTTACTTCATGCTAATAaattgtgtgcgtgtgtgtgtgcgtgcgtgcgcgtgcgtgcgcgtgcgtgcgcgtgcgtgtgtgtgtgtcacAGATTCATTTAAACTGTGTGATGTCATATCAAGCGTACATCACGAACCATGAGTAACATGTGCTTAAGAAGCTGTTGGTGGATAGTGTAATCATATACTTATATTCACATCAGAAAACTCTATAATATACAGTGAAGAACAAATGGAGGGCCTATTAATTTAAAagactttaaaacaaaacaaatattgtgATTAAAATAAGTATGACACAATTATTTTTACTAATGGCACTTTATGAAAAATGACACAAATACAAATATCTCCGACTgcataatacaaaacaacaaaatacatacaCTTTACGTTAAACGAgggtttcattttttattatgacGTTATAGGCAAAATCAGTTTTTCTGTTTTCTCTGAACCTGTAATTGGCGGAGGTAAAGTACTTTATACTAACCAATGATCatttacaaagtttgttcaaatcatacaCATGATCCAAAATCGTCAAGCCAAGGTTGAAGTGTTTTATGTAGATATATTTAGCAAACACGTAATAAACCCTCTTCTCTTAAATTACTGCACTGATAATACGTGACAACCTACTCTTAAGTTAATTCAAATGATGAATCTCGTGGCGAACTGAACTCACGAAGGAAGTCACAACGCTAATTTAGACATTATTAGCAAACTCCTTGTTAATTATATCGCGAAATTGATCCTCGTTTTATGGATTAAACGAGGGACTGGATAAATATAGGAAAATAGACTTCCGTGTGTTCTTAGTTCAGCAATTATCTACAACTGTTTCATCACACATGTTTCCTTTGACCGATACGTGTATAGAGTATAAACGTTTACTCTATATTCTATGCTCACGTATAAAAATTACTCCGTATGTACCTCCAAAAAAGAAAGATAAACAAGATCTAAGATTTTAATTTACCGACATATTTATTGATTCTAGTAGTAATAcgcattacttttattttaatgattaaacattatttaattgtttagaaTACGTGTGTGTGTAATGCATTCATCAGCTGCTCAACATATTCAGTTAAAACTAAGTGaattatacaaaaaaacaaatatatttgataacatatacaatatattaaaaacaattacaaacTATGTATATACACACAAAGAGAGACTGATAGAGCATAAGCATTGGTAATTAAACTAATCAATATTACCTAAAAAGAAACTAAAATAAACGCATTGATATAAAAGAACTATGATATATGTACAAGCATTGGATGAATTATCGATGCTAAAATTACTTTAAGTACACGTATACGAATACGGTCAAAATtagtaaaacttaaaaatatagactattaattttaacaaaccatTTGATCACATAATTCCATACATTGACTTGTTCTTTGAACATGCATCGATATGAAAGTAAGTATTTCCGTGCTATCAACAATCaaattgcataaaaataatatatggatTACACTAACTTGTAGTAAGATATAAATATGAATAGTTATTGCCAATTCTATTaagtattatgtttatttagtgaaaaacaagaaacaaaaacatatgcGTATTTCGACAGATGTTAATGTATTTAACAAATACGTTTCAATGACAAAGCCAATAATGCAATTTAACGTGATcgaatatcaatatatatataaatatagtaaTATAGGTTTAAAAGCAAACTTTGATGATtggaatgtgtgtaaagtgagaCGACATCATGTATGTATGCAACAAAAATAATTCGATTTTCTACATAAACGTGAAGATATATTCTGAAGATACTTGACTGATAATTCATGGCTGTGTTGGTTATCATCATGTGTCTCTGCGCAACAGATTCTATTTTCAGTTATTCTCCGCATGGGTATCAATTGTTCTAAACGTATTGTGACATTGTTGGCTGCATGAACAATCACTATTATAATGTTGAGATTGGCGATTGGCAACTCAAAACTAGTTTTTATAATAACATCTGTACGATTGTTGACAGAACTATGTGTAGTAATATCAGTCCCATACAAGATTGAGTGCTCGCTTTTTTCTCTTCCCAAATGTTCGCCTTCTGTTGCTCTAGCAAGTCTTAAGAGAGTTAGTTATAACACATTGTCCTTGATTTGGTAAAGCTTTAAAATCTGATAACAAAACTATTTAATAACTGCAAGAGTTAATTTACTTAACGAATATATAAACGCTTTAATCActcatttcaaaacacaaatccTATACAATTCTTTACAACGGGATCGACAAGGTATGCACGTATTTTTATACTGACAACGAAACGACATTTGTGTACATTCTATGAGCGACCCTCTTGATCAACTGAAATaacaaaaagtatttattattaatatacatatcttatttttatatcaaataattcaTACTTGGCATTTAATATAAACTTTGAAATTATGCCATGTTTTGCCGAGAAAGTAGTTTAAACAAGTTTTAGCACAACCAAACAAGTAAATGTTGTTGTAATATAATAAGGCGACCGCTCAGGTTTCCAAGTAAAGCTACAGTTTTTGGCCTTCTAATCTTTTCTTTTTTCCGTGGTATCAATTCTCCCTTGTTCAAGAAGTGTAATGTTTAAGGCCTCGAAACCGGGATTTAACCCCCAATGTTATGCTCTGCATTAATAATTTCAAGATGGTGACCCATGTTGTATGTTGTGTGTGTTTCAAGCATCATTTGCGTTTTGTCTAATGCTTTTGTAATGTGCTTAATTGTTTGACAACGGGTCAATGCCCTTAAATAAAATACCTCttggatgttttatgttttcTCTCTACTTGATATAGCTGACTGTCCAGTTtgcttatatttttattttagtgttttgtttcgtgtatttttatatagtTAACTTAagcaatttaataaattttaaatttaattcaaataaatatatttaaattgaaggaactaatttgatttgaatgttaacCCCTTTGaagttattaatatattaattaaaatatgagtacTAAATACAAGTAGATATAGAGTGCAAGAATTTTTTTTGATACTCACTGTTTGACATTTGAAGGCAGTCATAGTGGCCAGGGTTTGTTGATCTTTGTGTCAAGTCGTCGTACGTGTGAGTAGACGATTCTCTGTTAGAACGAGTTCCTCCAGCAGTTCTTTGATATAACATACAAACGCACATGTCATATCCGCCTTTATGTGACTTATATTATGGATAAAAtagtttgaattaaaaaaaatgtgtacattgaTTGCTTGTAAATTAAATACTCGACACGACCTGATACTATTTATACAATTTGCATTTTCGACTATGAACATAATCGTGTATACACATTTGCACACTCTGACAATATGAAATGCATACTGAACAATATCGATGAGTATGGCGAATATTAATGATGGACgtaatgtgtatttttttctaCTAAAAGTATAAATAACCGATCGAATTATCAACAATAGTATTAGCTATCAAATACATCAATGTGTATGCTCCATTTTCAAGACAATGCAGAGTTAATGCGCGATTAAAAGCTTTTAGCGACACGCGATAATGAAATGAAAGTCactttttgcaattaaaataaatcacgaCCGCACAAGATACATAATTTACAATTAATGGGTCATGTTAACCATGtctaatttaaacaagaatacaTGATGATCAGTAAGAATTGAACGTACGTACACAAAGGTTTATGTTGTAAAACGattaatatgatatgatatttaaatatatacttacaCTTAGTTATAGATTGTAAGACCTATGTCAACATTATTCAATATTTGAAACGCGTCTTAAACGGACTAATTCGGTTCATATTTGGATGTCGAGTTTTTATGTGATATGTACTGTATTTATAGCTATTATACAACAGTTTTCATTAATTCAGTACAGTTTTGTTAAAGGTTATTCAATAAACCAATACATTTATAccgttaaataattaataatatatttaaaattcataaaatgagatttgttacattaaaatttaatggcgggtattttttataaacgattcttaaataactttttttaaatatctgagtAAAAGTTCAAATTgcaatatttcaaatgcatttgGTCATGGATTTGTGCTTAATAATCAGACTTATTTATTAGATGTACTTACTGTCGATGTTTTCGTATGCTGTAAACCACAAAAACTACTATTGCAGCTGCTACGACAACTCCAAGGACAGAAGACACAGCTAATAAGGCGTTATAATACCTGTCACAATGACTCTCAGGCCTCTCTGTTGGAGAGATAGATACCTCACCTGCAACATACATTTATAATCTGAACATTTTTGTGATACCAAGTACGATATAGAGAAATTATGAGAGTTGCAATAATTAAAATGGGTATTTATGCATTGATAAAAACAGTTAAGATTGCTTGTTATTTATCACAagtataaatagtagtagtagtagttataatagtagtagtagtggtagtagtagtagtagtagtagtagtagaagtagtagtcgtcgtcgtcgtagtagtagtagtagtcgtagtagaagtagtagtagtagtagtagtagtagtagtagtagtagtagtagtagtagtagtagtagtagtggtagttataatagtagtagtagtggtagtagtagtagttgtagtagtagtagtagtagtagtagtagtagtagtagtcgtagtagaagtggtagatgtagtagtagaagtagtagaagtagtagtagaagtagtagtagtagtaatagtagaagtagtagtagtaatagtagtagtagtagtagtagtagtagtagtcagtagtagtagtagtagtagtagtagtagtaagtagtaatagtagtagtatagtaattagtagtagtagtagtagtagtagtagttagtagtagtagtagtagtagtagtagtagtagtagtagtagtagtagtagtagtagtagtcgtagtagtagtagtagtagtagtggtaggagtagtagacgaagaagtagtagtggtagtagtagtagtggtagtagtagtagtagtagtacaagtaatagtagtagtagaagtagtagtagtagtaatagtagaagtagcagtagtagaagtagtagtagtagtagtagtagtagtagtagtagtagtgttagtagtagttgtagtagtagtgagtagtagtagaagtagtagtagtagtagtagtcgtagtagtagaagtagtaggtagtagtagtagtagtagaagtagtagtagtatagtagtgtagtagtagtagtagtagtagtagtagtagtagtagtagtagtagtagtagtagtagtagtagtagtagtagtagtagttgtagtaatagaagtaatagtagaagtagtagtagtagtagtaatagtagtagtagtagtagtagtagtagaagtagtagtagtagtagtagtaatagtagaagtagtagtagtagtagtagtagtagtagtattagtggtagtagtagaagtagtagtagtagtagtagtagtagtagtggtagtagtagtagtagtagtagtagtagtagtagtagtagtagtagtagtagtagtagtagtagtagtagtagtagtagtagtagtagaagtaatagtagtagtagtagtagtagtagtagtagtagtagtagtagtagtagtagtagtagtagtagtagtagtagtagtagtagtagtagtagtggtagtagtagtggtagtagtagaagtagtagtagtagtagtagtagtagtggtagtagtagtagtagtagtagtaatgttgTTGttgaggtggtggtggtggtaatagtagtagttgtagtagcagtaatatATTTAGGCGTTGTATAAGTTGTAGTAGTGGAATCAGTAGTCGCAGAAGTAGTAGCATTCCTATAAGTAGTATAAAAAGTAACTCCAATTATGGTAACAACAACTGAAATGCAACCACAAACAACTCCGACCAAGTTAAAGGTAGGACTGCCTCCTATCTGTTCGTGCGCTGAAACAATACATGGATACATATGTACTTTACCTTTGTAACTTGCTGCATATGTTGTATATGGTATGTTAATCAGTGAGTTCAGTGAGTAAAAGTACAAGCTTCATGGGGAATTCACAGGTAATCCATAAACATAATACATTCTTACTTGTACAGAAACCATTTTCCATCCTGTACCCAGCGTGACATTGAAGGGACATCACGCACGATCCATTGGCATGGTGACACGTGTCACAGTGACACTCCCTAGAGCAGCGTTGTCCGTAGAAACCAGATTTACAGGCTAAatgtttattaacataaaaagaaaaaccATTTGAATAACAGTGCATAATAACAATctattaaacaaaaaattgtaatAGTAAAAAACCAAATAGGACTTCAACATTGTGAATTCAGAGATGTATTTTTGCCAATAATGTAAATATCCAATTTAGAATTTAGAATAATCAGCAACTTGTTAAATATACATCACATACCAAcaagaagttgttgttgttgtttttgaaggCAATCGGCGTTGAAATAAAGGTTGACAACTTTTACAAAACTGACAAAGATCGGATCCACATTAGACACAATTTGTTGGAGATTAAATCCATCATTTATAATATCTGTACCGTATATACTTGATCCTTATTTATGTCATTTGAAATAATCTTATCACTGCAGTTATGTcaattgatttataaattatcagacaaatttattaacatgtttaattaagactttcagaaaataaaagtttttttatttgtatatgaaaAACTAGTATATAGactgaatacatgtattttatgttgatataaataatgcatacatataatGTTATACAAGAAAACATTAATCTTTATATACTAAACAATATATTGCAAGCATCGTTCGTATTCAAACTTGTGTAGTGATGCTCAATGCACTTTATACcatgaatatacatgtaacatattAACTACGAAAAACATCAAGCGGCAGATGCAACAATTAAACCGTAAAGCAGCACGTTGCCCTTTATGTATGAACAGGAACCAAATATTTATTAGTCTGCCACAGCACCAAAGCCAGAGACGAAACACACGAACAACAAATACAATACTAGTAATAAAACTTAATGAACATCCAATCTGTCACCAAACCTTCTTTATAGCAACGTGTTTAGCTTACGAATTTATAACGGacgattcaattttttttaactagTACATTGCATCCAAAATTTAGCTATAATTAATACATCCATTGATTAAATGCATTACCGGAGGattatctcttttttataatGTAAACTTAATTCACCACTCGATAGCACATTTACAAAGAGTAACACCATTTGTACACaattataaaagtaaatattattgtgattcAATTTGTATTTACCTTGATcattatttgtgttaaaaaccgtaaacaacatattatttattatttgtcatTATAACCATAAagcagaaaaaaaaaagaaaatgatatcaTTTTGACGGTGTTGTTTATGTAAGCTACATACAATAGCTATTtgtttaatacaaattaaaacattgttCATGGAGAGTTTAACATTAAGCATTAGGATTCACACAGTTAAAAGCGCACTCAAAATGTCATTTGTCAGAGATGTATTAAAACATATGTCTGTTTGAAAACTTGGTAAATTATATGTGTTCATAATGTGTGTAGGAAACACATTTGATATCTGTTAAATGAACAGCACTTATGAGCTACTTACAACTAGAAATGTAACCGTTTTGCCTGATACACCCCGAGCATATTGCTTAATCAGAGGACATCGTTAGTTCGATTTATAGTCATACGGTCATACAACGAATTCCTCTTATTGTTTTCAAGATATGCCCGGCCAACATTCCATTATAAAATGGAAAAAAGGACAATAAGTCAAAAATGGAGATTTTTGCATTTATTGAGCAATTacctaattttattttcaaagcagaaaataactttatttcaaatatactTGACAGTTTCTAAGTTTAACGCAAATACATAAATGTAGTACTAAGTTTGTGCAGCTATTAAACAATCGAGTATAGAGGTGTTTATAGATATTTACACAAACTTCGTTTTATCTCACATGTCAACAGTGTGTCAAGGTATATATGGAACCGTTTCGTATGTCATTGTAATcaataagataaaataataataattataacttcgaaggaatacaaaataatacaatttagaTAATAACCgtgtattttattaaactagAAACGGCTAAATACTCAGTTATATTTATAGCTGATGTATAAACAACATATATAGCAGCA contains the following coding sequences:
- the LOC127877413 gene encoding multiple epidermal growth factor-like domains protein 11, giving the protein MQDRCKNGATCANFLGGYNCTCAPGWQGTNCDDACKTGFYGQSCAMDCHCDTCHHVTGSCVGSLKCHDGYTIDNGFCTPCTTGFYGQSCAMDCHCDTCHHVTGSCVGSLKCHDGYTIDNGFCTPCKSGFYGQRCSRECHCDTCHHANGSCVMSLQCHAGYRMENGFCTSEVSISPTERPESHCDRYYNALLAVSSVLGVVVAAAIVVFVVYSIRKHRQTAGGTRSNRESSTHTYDDLTQRSTNPGHYDCLQMSNIDQEGRS